The nucleotide window AGATACCGATCACGAGCGACGGCAACAACAGGTGTCGCACGGCGGAGACGAACGCGTCGAGGTTCCCCAGCAACAACGTGTCGACCGTGACGAGTCCCGTCAGCGGGAGTTCCGTCCCGAGCAGTCGCCAGGACTCGTCCAAGAAGATCGTCGAGCCGATCCGGCCACTGGCCGGGAACAGCCCGAGCTGCGTCGACAGGAACAGGATCAACAACGGCCCAGACCAGTAGATCGGGACGGAGATTCCCGTCAGCGCCCCGATTCGAGTGGCGTGATCCGTCAGCGTGTCCTGTTTCACCGCCGACAACACCCCGAGAGGGATACCCAGACCGATGCCGAAGAACTGGCCGTACAAGGCGAGTTCGATCGTCACCGGGAGGGTGTTGGCGACGACCTCGCGCACGGGCGTCCCCTTGGAGATCTGGTAGGACTCGCCGAACTGGAACGTCGCCGCGTCGCCCAGGAACCGGAGGTACTGAACCCACAACGGGTCGTTCAGGCCGAGCTCGGCTCGGACCCGTTGTATCTGTTCGGCGCTGGCCCGTTGGCCCACGATGATCCGAGCCGGGTCGCCCGGCGCGAAGTGGAGGATGCCGAACACGAACGTCGCCACCCCGAACAACACCGGAACGAGCAAGAGGAGTC belongs to Halobaculum sp. MBLA0143 and includes:
- a CDS encoding ABC transporter permease → MVSKRFLAKRLLLLVPVLFGVATFVFGILHFAPGDPARIIVGQRASAEQIQRVRAELGLNDPLWVQYLRFLGDAATFQFGESYQISKGTPVREVVANTLPVTIELALYGQFFGIGLGIPLGVLSAVKQDTLTDHATRIGALTGISVPIYWSGPLLILFLSTQLGLFPASGRIGSTIFLDESWRLLGTELPLTGLVTVDTLLLGNLDAFVSAVRHLLLPSLVIGIYSMALISRMMRSSMLEVVRQDYMRTARAKGQGAKITVLKHGLRNALIPVVTVVGIQFGSLLGGAVLTETVFGIAGIGTMLVSAIGATDYPLVQGTVLTFALLFTLVNLGVDVTYSYLDPRIEQ